From the genome of Candidatus Parvarchaeota archaeon, one region includes:
- a CDS encoding 1-(5-phosphoribosyl)-5-[(5-phosphoribosylamino)methylideneamino] imidazole-4-carboxamide isomerase, which translates to MDVIPAIDLLEGNVVRLEEGKRSSAKVYSKDPLLQLEKFAGEGASIVHVVDLDAAFGTGNNRRIIGMLAATAKTRGVALEVGGGIRSLDDAKELVGCGAARLVLGTVATDEKKLGEFVCAFGKKIWIALDMDDGAVMVKGWTQSAGIGLDKMLDRIARSGVGGVIITDISKDGMLGGISGGFYTKIKKSAKFPIVASGGVAGIDDIAKLKEAGVDGVIIGKAYYEGKIGLKDAIEAAREN; encoded by the coding sequence ATGGACGTAATTCCTGCAATTGATTTGCTTGAAGGCAATGTGGTGAGGCTTGAAGAGGGAAAGCGGAGCAGCGCAAAGGTATATTCGAAAGACCCGCTTTTGCAGCTTGAAAAGTTTGCAGGCGAGGGAGCCTCGATTGTGCACGTGGTTGACTTGGATGCCGCATTTGGAACCGGCAACAACAGAAGAATAATCGGGATGCTTGCAGCAACGGCAAAAACCAGGGGCGTTGCACTTGAGGTTGGCGGCGGGATAAGGAGCCTGGATGATGCAAAAGAGTTGGTTGGCTGCGGAGCCGCAAGGCTTGTGCTTGGAACTGTTGCAACTGATGAAAAAAAGCTTGGGGAGTTTGTTTGCGCGTTTGGCAAAAAAATCTGGATTGCACTTGACATGGATGATGGGGCGGTTATGGTCAAAGGCTGGACACAAAGCGCTGGCATCGGGCTTGACAAAATGCTTGACAGGATTGCAAGAAGCGGAGTTGGTGGAGTGATAATAACCGACATTTCAAAGGATGGCATGCTTGGGGGCATTTCAGGCGGATTTTACACAAAGATAAAAAAATCTGCTAAATTCCCAATTGTTGCATCAGGAGGGGTAGCTGGAATTGATGATATTGCAAAGCTAAAGGAAGCCGGAGTTGACGGGGTGATTATTGGCAAAGCATATTATGAGGGAAAAATTGGCTTGAAGGATGCGATTGAGGCAGCAAGAGAAAATTGA